TAAAATGAGCTGTAGCGAACTGGCGCAGACCTTCCTGTTTCTGGCGAATCAGGGGCATTCCCCGCAGCGCGACCAGACCATCATCACGCCGTTACAGGCGAGGCAGGTGAATGCGTTAATGGCGACCAGCGGGATGTATCAGAATGCCGGCGAGTTTGCCTGGCGCGTAGGGCTTCCAGCGAAATCGGGCGTCGGCGGGGGGATCGTGGCGATTGTGCCCCACGAAATGGCGATCGCCGTCTGGAGTCCGCAGCTGGATGCTGCCGGAAACTCGCTGGCGGGCACCGCGGTGCTGGAAAAACTGACTCAGCGGTTGGGGCGTTCGGTCTATTGATCCATTCACCGCGTCATATAGCAAACGGACAACAAATAACTAACACTGATAATTGTTAATACGCGAATTGTGATCAATAGTATCTGTATTACCGATCATTGCTCTGCAATTCCCGAAATAATTGCTGCCTGCGATTATATGGAAAATAATTAATGCGTTCGATTTCTGTCCCCCGATTTACCGTATTCAGTGAAGCGCACGTCCTGCGTAATGTATTTTCCCTGGTTGTCATTACCACGCTGTTTTATGCGATGGGCGCCATGCTGCGCCTTGTGCAGGAACTTTCGCTCTTCTGGCCGCTGAATGCGGTGATGGCGGCGATATTTGCCCGCTACGTCTGGCTTAACCGACTGCATTATTATGCGATTTGCTACGGCGCCATGCTGCTTTATGACGTGATGACTACCCAATGGGGATTTGCGTCGCTGATTATCAACGCCTCGAATATGGTGTTTATCGTGATGGTCGCCCAGCTGGTGATGCGCGATAAACGTCAGGCGGGGAGTGAACCCGAGCCGATTAATGCCCTGCGGTTATTCTATTATTGCCTTATTTCTGCGATTTTCTGCGCGCTGCTGGGGGCGCTGGGATCGGTCGGGATCGACAGACAATCGTTTATGCCGCTGCTGGCGGACTGGTTTAGCGAACAGTTTGCTACCGGGGTGCTGATTTTACCGTGTGTCATGACCCTGACGCTGCCCAATGAAATTACCCGGATCCGCTGGCAACAGCTGCTGCCGGTGCTGACGCTGGTGCTCTCTATGCTGGCGGCGATCGCCATTGGCGGAGCGGGGAGTCTCGCATTTCCGCTGCCTGCGCTTATCTGGTGCGCCCTCCGGTACCCGCTCTCGGTCACTTCTGCGCTGACGCTGATTACCGGTGCCAGTGAAATCATTCTGGTGGCGAATGGGATTATCAACCTGGCCGTCAGCGGGCCGTTGCAGACCGCGCAGCTTTTCTCCACGCGTCTGGGGATTGCGTCGCTGGCTATCAGTCCGGTGATTGTTTCTACCACCGTGGCGGCCATTAATAATCTTGTTCGTCAGATTTCGCTGCGTGCGGATTTCGATTTTCTGACCCGCGTCTATTCGCGTTCCGGTTTGTATGAAGCCCTTAAAAACCAGCCAGCGCAGAGCCATCAACATCTGACGGTGATGCTTCTGGATATCGATTTCTTCAAGAGCGTGAACGATAACTACGGTCATGAATGTGGCGATTATGTGCTGGCGGCGTTTGCGCGTCAGGTGCATGACGCAGTAGGTGAGCAGGGGCTGGTGGCGAGAATGGGTGGTGAGGAGTTTGTGGTCGCCGCGAAAACGCGCGATCCGCTGGACGGATACCATCTGGCCGAGAAAATTCGTCAACGTGTAGAAGCCAACGTGTTCCAGTGGCGACAGCAGCCGTTGCGAGTCACGGTGAGTATTGGCACCGGAAGCGGCACGCCCGGTAGCAACGCATTGATTGATTCCTTCAATCAATTGCTGGTGGAAGCCGACGAGTATCTTTACCGTGCCAAAAAGGCCGGACGCAACAAAACCTGCGCCAAATCTGTAGCCGAAGAGGGTGTATTCAATTCGGTTGCGTCATAGCGGTATGTGACACCGTCACCTTTGTGGCTGTTTGTTGTGCAAAAACATTCAACTATCTTTATTGATAGCTTGCGGGGCCGCATTAAAAAAAATACGATGCATGCGGCCATGCTTCGGAAAATTGCACTTAATGAACGGTTTTTACCAACAAAAAACGAATGATAAGGTTCCAGGCATACGGTTCGTTCGCCGCATGTTTTTAATGCGCATTCTCGGCACCTTTCTCTGTTTTTTCCCCATCCTGTCTGTACTCGACGAACTCGACCGTCCCCTGTGGCTGCGTGGCCTGCTGGCCGTAAATGCCTTTGCCTGGCCGGTGGTGGCGTATCTGCGCGCCCGAAGCGCGCGGGTTCCGCTGGTGGCTGAACATCAAAATCTGGTGATTGATGCCGGCGCGGGAGGATTCTGGATAGCCATTATGGCGCTCAATCCTCTGCCGTCGGTGGTGATCGCCACCATTCTGTTGGCCGATCGTCTGGCGGCGGGCGGCGTCGTGCTGATGCGTAAAGCGCTGGCAATGATGCTCTGCGTTTTCGCCGTCATCTGGCTGTGCATGGGAATGGAAGTGGAGTTCGGCGTCTCGCAGCGCACAATGCTGGCCACGCTGCCGCTGATTGCCATTTATCTGCTGGCGCTGTGCATGCTGACCGACATGCTGGCGGTGAAACTGCGGCGTAAAAGCCACGAGCTGGAGCGGATCGCAATGAAAGATCCTCTGCTGGACATCGCCAACCGCCGTCTGCTGGAAAAACGCATCGCCTGGGAGCTTAGCCGATTACAAAATTCCTGCGGCGAATCGGCGCTGGTGTTTATCGATCTCGATAATTTCAAAGACGTTAACGATCGTTACGGCCACAAAGTGGGAGATGGTATGCTGGAAACCGTCTCGCAAATTCTGCACGCCGCCACTCGCAGCACCGATACGCCCGCGCGCCTGGGCGGTGATGAGTTCGTGATTTTATTGCCGGATACTTCGCAACAGGACGCGGTGCTGATTGCGCATCGCATCCTGGAAGCGACCGCGGTCATCACCACGCTGCCCGACAGCGAGTTGTCACTGACACTCAGCATTGGCGTTGCCTGCGCAAGCCCGGAAATGGAAGACGTTGCGGCCTGGCTTAAAGTCGCGGACGACGCGTTATACGAGGCGAAACGACGCGGTAAAAACCAAATCTTCGCACACTAACTGTTCTGGGCATTGCAACGGTAAAAACCAGGCTACGCTGTTAATTATTCTGCATGAGGAATCGTGATGAAGAGTCCAGAGAATCCGAGAAATGAAGCGCAGCGTCTGACCTCGCTCCGGGAGTCGGGCATTCTTGATACTGGCGAACCGGCACGTTTCGAGCGCCTGACTCGCCTGGCCCGCAGTCTGTTTAAGGTGCCAATCGCGATGGTAAGCCTGGTCGATGAAGAATCGCTGGTGTTTAAGTCCTGTAACGGTCTGCGTTTCGCCACTCTACCGCGCGATATATCCTTTTGCGGTCACGTTATTCTGAGCGAAAAGCCGCTGGTCGTGCCCGATGCGCGGCAGGACATCCGCTTCAACGATAATCCGTTAGTGCTTGGCGAGCCGCATATCCGTTTTTACGCCGGATGCCCGCTGCGTCTGCCCGACGGCGCGCTAGTCGGTTCATTCTGTCTGCTCGACAAACAGCCACGCGAGTTCAGCCCGGAAGAGGCAGGGCTGCTGCAGGATTTAGCCTCGATTGTCGAGGATGAGTTTAAAACCCTCGCCGAAGCCACCACCGATCCGCTCACCGGATTATTTAACCGCCGTGGATTTGAGCATCTGGCGAATTTTGCCATAGCTTCCGCCCATCGCCGGGCAGAGCCGCTGACGCTCGGCTGGCTCGACCTCGATAATTTCAAACAGATTAACGATAAATACGGCCATGCCGAAGGTGATGTTGCCCTGCGCGATATGGCGCAACTCCTGATCAAAAGTTTCCGTGATACCGATTTACTGGTACGTCACGGGGGCGATGAATTTGGCATTCTGTTCTCTGATACCGACGAAAGCGGCGCGTGGATTGCGATGCAGCACCTGCTGGAAGAGGCTAACGCCTATAATCTGACATCCGGTAAACCCTGGAAGCTGGCGTTTTCCTGGGGCGTCATCGAGTTTAATCACGATGACATTACCGACCTGTCAGGCGGGCTGCGCGCGGCGGATAAACGGATGTATTGCATGAAGCGAACCCACGAAAGCAGTCGCCGTCTGAATAAGTAAAGCCTATGACCGATTTGTTGTGTTGCAAACTTGCTAAGTGGATAGTGATATCAATTTTACAGGGAGCTCAACATGACTTCGCCGCTGCGCATTTTTCCTCTTTCCCATCACGACATTCTGCAACGCCTGCCTGAACTGGTCGACATTCTGGTCGACAGCGTGAATGGTGGGGCGTCCGTCAGTTTTATGCAGCCGTTTCACCCCGACAAAGCCGGCGCGTTCTGGCAAAAAATAGCCCACAGCGTGGCGGCGGGCGAGCGGGTGGTGCTTGTCGCGGAGTTGGGTGACGGCACTCTGGTCGGGACGGTTCAGCTGATCACCGAACTGCCGGAAAACCAGCCGCATCGCGCGGAAGTGGCAAAGTTGTTAGTCCACTCTCGCGGCCGTCGTCAGGGTATCGCGCGACAGTTAATGTCTGCCCTGGAGTTGGAAGCTACCGCGCACGGGAAATCGGTTCTGGTGCTGGACACCGCAACCGGAAGCGGCGCGGAAGGCATCTATCAGCAGTGTGGCTGGCAAAAAGTCGGGGAGATCCCGCGCTATGCGCTGATGCCTGACGGTGAAATGACGGCGACGTCGGTCTATTACAAATTTGTATAAACCGCCTCAAAAGGAGCATCCGGTTTGATCAAAACAGGGTTTCCTGGTTTTAAAGTCTGATAAGTTATTAGACCAATAACGCAGGCTGTATGACCAATCAATAAGGGAAACCCATTGTGAAAACATTAAACCGCCGCGATTTTCCCGGCGCTCAGTACCCTGAACGCATCATTCAGTTCGGAGAAGGTAACTTTCTTCGGGCTTTTGTCGACTGGCAAATTGATCTCCTGAACGAACACACCGACCTCAATGCAGGCGTGGTGATTGTGCGCCCAATTGATAGCGATTTTCCGCCGTCGCTCAGCACCCAGGATGGCCTTTATACCACCATCATTCGCGGCCTGAATGAGCAGGGCGAAGCCGTCAGCGATGCGCGCCTGATTCGTTCCGTTAACCGTGAAATCAGCGCCTACGCCGATTTTCAGGAATACCTCAAGCTGGCGCACAATCCTGACATGCGCTTTGTGTTCTCGAATACCACCGAAGCGGGCATCAGCTATCACGCGGGCGACAAATTTGAAGACGCACCCGCGGTGAGTTACCCGGCGAAACTGACCCGATTGCTGTTCGAACGCTACAGCCACTTCAATGGCGCGGCGGATAAAGGCTGGGTCATTATTCCGTGCGAACTGATTGATTATAATGGCGATGCCTTGCGTGAACTGGTCCTGCGCTATGCGCAGGAATGGGCGTTACCAGCAGAGTTTGTGGCCTGGTTGAACACCGCGAATGCCTTCTGTTCCACGCTGGTTGATCGTATCGTCACCGGCTATCCGCGCGATGAAGCCGCTAATCTCGAAGCGGAACTCGGTTATAAAGACGGTTTCCTCGATACCGCAGAGCACTTCTACCTGTTCGTGATTCAGGGACCCAAAACGCTGGCCAGCGAGCTGCGTCTCGACAAACTTGCGCTTAACGTGCTGATTGTCGACGACATTAAACCGTATAAAGAACGTAAAGTGGCGATCCTGAACGGGGCACACACCGCCCTGGTGCCGGTAGCGTTTCAGGCCGGGCTGGATACCGTGGGCGAATCGATGAACGATGCTGAAATCTGTGCGTTCGTTGAGAAAGCGATTCATCAGGAAATCATTCCGGTCCTCGATTTGCCGCGCGATGAACTGGAATCCTTCGCCAGCGCAGTGACCGGGCGTTTCCGTAACCCGTACATCAAGCATCAGCTGCTGTCGATTTCGCTGAACGGGATGACCAAATTCCGTACCCGTATTCTGCCGCAGCTGCTGGCGGGGCAGGCCGCGACCGGTAAATTACCGCAACGACTGACGTTTGCCCTGGCGGCGTTGATTGCGTTTTACCGCGCAGAACGTCAAGGTGAAAGCTATCCGGTGCAGGACGATACGCACTGGCTTGATCGCTACCAGCAGCTTTGGTCGCTGCATCACGATAAGCAAATCAGCACCACGTCGTTGGTTGAGTCAGTGCTGTCGGTGAAAGATCACTGGGAGCAGGACCTGACAGAAGTGAAAGGTCTGGTTGAGCAGGTGACGCGCGACCTCGATGCCATTTTGACGAACGGGATGCGTGAAGCCGTTAAACCGCTTTGCTGATGACCTGATCTCTGACCCGGCCGATGCGCCGGGTTATTTAGAACACTAATTAGTTACAACATACATCTTTACGCCCTTAATAATACTCCCTTTAGCACCTCTGCGCTTTTTGTCTTTAAGGGAGATATGAGCCAAATGGCGTAAGTATTCGGCTCAGGGTGAGAGCCGAATTAGCCCGCGTTATCGGCTCACGAAGGTTGGGTGATTTGATAGCGAGTGTTTCGTCCGCCGCCGGGCAGTTTTTCCAGCAAACCCTGTTCAAGCAAATACGCCAGATGACGCGTGGCGGTGGCTTTACTGACTTTAGCGACTTTTTGATACTGGCTGGCGCTGATCCCGTCGGCAAAGCCTGATTCACCGCCGTCGAGCAGGCGATTGATTACTTTCAGCTGTTCGGCTGTCAGTGTCAGGCGTACCGCATCGTTGTGTTTCCAGTAGCGACTTTTCGCCAGCGTGCTGTCGATTCTGGCCAGCGCGGTGTCCAGCGTCACATCGAGCGTTTGCAAAAACCACAACATCCACTCGGTGATATCCAGGTCGCCTTTTTGCGTCTGCTCAAGGATGCGATAGTACTGATTTCGGCGTTCGAGAATCGACACCGACATCGCATACAGCCTGATGCTTTGGTTATCCGCCTGGGCCAGCGCCAGATCCGTCAGCGCACGCGTTAATCGCCCGTTGCCATCATCATACGGATGCAGCGTAACGAACCACAAATGCGCTACGGCCGCACGCAGAATCGGGTCCGAGAGCGGGTCATCTTTACTCTGATTGAACCAGGCAATAAAGGCGTCCAGACGAGCGTCTAGCCCATCTCGCGGCGGCGCTTCGAAATGCACCACCGGTTTATCCATCCGGCCAGAGACCACTTGCATCGGCTCACCGCCGCGCAGTTCTCCCGCATGTACGGCATGCATTGACCACGGATCGTGCGGAAAAAGCCAATGATGCCATTGATTCAAACGCGGCATAGACAGCGGTTCATGGCGATTATCGATGGCATCAAGCATGATCGACGCCACGCCCTCAGAGCGTTCGGATACCGGGAACGGCGTTTCTTCATTAACGCCCAGACG
This DNA window, taken from Scandinavium goeteborgense, encodes the following:
- a CDS encoding GGDEF domain-containing protein — encoded protein: MRSISVPRFTVFSEAHVLRNVFSLVVITTLFYAMGAMLRLVQELSLFWPLNAVMAAIFARYVWLNRLHYYAICYGAMLLYDVMTTQWGFASLIINASNMVFIVMVAQLVMRDKRQAGSEPEPINALRLFYYCLISAIFCALLGALGSVGIDRQSFMPLLADWFSEQFATGVLILPCVMTLTLPNEITRIRWQQLLPVLTLVLSMLAAIAIGGAGSLAFPLPALIWCALRYPLSVTSALTLITGASEIILVANGIINLAVSGPLQTAQLFSTRLGIASLAISPVIVSTTVAAINNLVRQISLRADFDFLTRVYSRSGLYEALKNQPAQSHQHLTVMLLDIDFFKSVNDNYGHECGDYVLAAFARQVHDAVGEQGLVARMGGEEFVVAAKTRDPLDGYHLAEKIRQRVEANVFQWRQQPLRVTVSIGTGSGTPGSNALIDSFNQLLVEADEYLYRAKKAGRNKTCAKSVAEEGVFNSVAS
- a CDS encoding sensor domain-containing diguanylate cyclase; the protein is MFLMRILGTFLCFFPILSVLDELDRPLWLRGLLAVNAFAWPVVAYLRARSARVPLVAEHQNLVIDAGAGGFWIAIMALNPLPSVVIATILLADRLAAGGVVLMRKALAMMLCVFAVIWLCMGMEVEFGVSQRTMLATLPLIAIYLLALCMLTDMLAVKLRRKSHELERIAMKDPLLDIANRRLLEKRIAWELSRLQNSCGESALVFIDLDNFKDVNDRYGHKVGDGMLETVSQILHAATRSTDTPARLGGDEFVILLPDTSQQDAVLIAHRILEATAVITTLPDSELSLTLSIGVACASPEMEDVAAWLKVADDALYEAKRRGKNQIFAH
- a CDS encoding sensor domain-containing diguanylate cyclase, producing the protein MKSPENPRNEAQRLTSLRESGILDTGEPARFERLTRLARSLFKVPIAMVSLVDEESLVFKSCNGLRFATLPRDISFCGHVILSEKPLVVPDARQDIRFNDNPLVLGEPHIRFYAGCPLRLPDGALVGSFCLLDKQPREFSPEEAGLLQDLASIVEDEFKTLAEATTDPLTGLFNRRGFEHLANFAIASAHRRAEPLTLGWLDLDNFKQINDKYGHAEGDVALRDMAQLLIKSFRDTDLLVRHGGDEFGILFSDTDESGAWIAMQHLLEEANAYNLTSGKPWKLAFSWGVIEFNHDDITDLSGGLRAADKRMYCMKRTHESSRRLNK
- a CDS encoding GNAT family N-acetyltransferase; translated protein: MTSPLRIFPLSHHDILQRLPELVDILVDSVNGGASVSFMQPFHPDKAGAFWQKIAHSVAAGERVVLVAELGDGTLVGTVQLITELPENQPHRAEVAKLLVHSRGRRQGIARQLMSALELEATAHGKSVLVLDTATGSGAEGIYQQCGWQKVGEIPRYALMPDGEMTATSVYYKFV
- a CDS encoding tagaturonate reductase, producing MKTLNRRDFPGAQYPERIIQFGEGNFLRAFVDWQIDLLNEHTDLNAGVVIVRPIDSDFPPSLSTQDGLYTTIIRGLNEQGEAVSDARLIRSVNREISAYADFQEYLKLAHNPDMRFVFSNTTEAGISYHAGDKFEDAPAVSYPAKLTRLLFERYSHFNGAADKGWVIIPCELIDYNGDALRELVLRYAQEWALPAEFVAWLNTANAFCSTLVDRIVTGYPRDEAANLEAELGYKDGFLDTAEHFYLFVIQGPKTLASELRLDKLALNVLIVDDIKPYKERKVAILNGAHTALVPVAFQAGLDTVGESMNDAEICAFVEKAIHQEIIPVLDLPRDELESFASAVTGRFRNPYIKHQLLSISLNGMTKFRTRILPQLLAGQAATGKLPQRLTFALAALIAFYRAERQGESYPVQDDTHWLDRYQQLWSLHHDKQISTTSLVESVLSVKDHWEQDLTEVKGLVEQVTRDLDAILTNGMREAVKPLC
- a CDS encoding Fic family protein, with protein sequence MTQWIWQQPEWPAFHWRDETVLPLLRQLQRKSGVLIGRSEMQDEDRQTLDALLSNVLASSAIEDERLNAQSVRSSLARRLGVNEETPFPVSERSEGVASIMLDAIDNRHEPLSMPRLNQWHHWLFPHDPWSMHAVHAGELRGGEPMQVVSGRMDKPVVHFEAPPRDGLDARLDAFIAWFNQSKDDPLSDPILRAAVAHLWFVTLHPYDDGNGRLTRALTDLALAQADNQSIRLYAMSVSILERRNQYYRILEQTQKGDLDITEWMLWFLQTLDVTLDTALARIDSTLAKSRYWKHNDAVRLTLTAEQLKVINRLLDGGESGFADGISASQYQKVAKVSKATATRHLAYLLEQGLLEKLPGGGRNTRYQITQPS